A single region of the Salipaludibacillus sp. LMS25 genome encodes:
- a CDS encoding DUF1189 domain-containing protein has translation MNIFKQFIQSLISPKVIASFRFQKIGKAILYVFFLMLVACIPLATQTAIDLNAHFNTAHTFAKELPPFYVENGILTSELDDPYVSETEEGFTVIIDPTGELTPADISEYDFTFALFERNAVISIGGESNVISYQQMEVAFSSEQLLSMVETVNNLSPLVISFIILGIYLLGTAVTFIVTVLLSLITLLMKSSMASQLSYKQCWILSVYSVTLPTIMMAFFGMLNLLAYIPFSFLLYLIVAVIMITYVLKNIPQPKEPITE, from the coding sequence ATGAACATATTCAAACAATTTATACAGAGTTTAATCTCCCCTAAGGTCATTGCTAGTTTTCGGTTTCAGAAAATAGGAAAGGCTATTCTCTATGTATTTTTTTTAATGCTTGTCGCTTGTATTCCCTTAGCTACTCAAACAGCTATCGACCTGAACGCCCATTTTAATACAGCACATACATTTGCGAAAGAGTTACCTCCGTTTTATGTAGAGAATGGCATTCTTACATCTGAGTTAGATGACCCATATGTATCTGAAACAGAGGAAGGCTTCACCGTTATTATCGATCCAACTGGTGAGCTTACTCCAGCAGATATTTCTGAGTACGATTTCACCTTTGCTTTATTCGAAAGGAACGCCGTTATATCAATTGGAGGAGAATCCAACGTTATTAGTTATCAGCAGATGGAGGTAGCGTTTTCTTCTGAGCAGCTTCTCTCTATGGTGGAGACAGTTAATAATTTGTCCCCTTTAGTTATTTCTTTCATTATTTTGGGTATATATTTATTAGGAACAGCTGTAACATTTATTGTGACTGTGCTTCTGTCACTGATTACGCTACTAATGAAATCAAGTATGGCAAGCCAATTATCTTATAAACAATGCTGGATCTTATCAGTCTACTCTGTCACGTTGCCAACTATTATGATGGCATTTTTCGGAATGTTAAACCTCCTTGCATACATTCCATTCTCGTTTCTCCTCTATTTGATTGTAGCTGTTATTATGATTACCTACGTTTTAAAAAACATTCCACAACCGAAAGAACCTATTACAGAGTAA
- a CDS encoding metal ABC transporter permease, with product MLDFLHQLTFLERGIIAGLTVGFICPIIGAFLLVRRMTIISEGLSHITLTGIAVGIVMSQSPVMHFINPLYTGLFFSLIGSLLIEKLRQIYRHFQELAIPIILSAGIGLSALLISISPSNNTEWFNYLFGSIVTVSLTDLLFIVVTGIAMMIIVFMFYKELLSISFDQEFAITSGISVKKMNFLFSVLIALVISMSMKVIGILLVGAMVTLPVAVSIQFAKSFRQVVIIGIIVGELSVMGGIIMSIYFNIATGGMIVVTGVMILIISVIIKRGTLFFMAKLAN from the coding sequence ATGTTAGATTTCCTCCATCAATTAACGTTTTTAGAGAGAGGCATTATTGCTGGTCTAACCGTTGGCTTTATTTGTCCAATTATTGGTGCTTTTCTTCTGGTGAGGCGCATGACGATTATTTCAGAAGGTCTCTCTCATATTACGTTAACAGGAATTGCAGTAGGCATAGTGATGAGCCAGAGCCCTGTCATGCACTTTATTAACCCTCTTTATACAGGGTTATTTTTCTCGCTAATTGGCTCCCTTCTTATAGAAAAGCTCAGGCAAATTTACCGACATTTTCAAGAGTTGGCTATCCCGATTATTCTTTCTGCTGGAATAGGATTGAGTGCGCTTCTTATAAGTATTTCACCTAGTAATAATACGGAATGGTTTAATTATTTATTCGGCAGTATCGTCACTGTAAGTTTAACTGATTTGCTATTTATAGTTGTAACTGGTATTGCCATGATGATTATTGTTTTTATGTTTTACAAAGAATTATTATCTATCTCTTTTGATCAAGAGTTCGCAATCACCTCTGGTATTTCAGTAAAAAAAATGAACTTTTTGTTTTCGGTCTTAATCGCGCTTGTCATTTCTATGTCAATGAAAGTCATTGGCATTCTGTTAGTTGGAGCTATGGTTACATTACCTGTTGCAGTTAGTATTCAATTTGCAAAAAGTTTTCGTCAAGTCGTGATTATTGGTATTATAGTAGGTGAGTTATCTGTCATGGGTGGTATTATTATGTCGATTTATTTTAACATTGCTACCGGAGGAATGATTGTCGTCACAGGGGTTATGATTTTAATCATATCTGTTATTATTAAAAGAGGCACATTATTTTTTATGGCTAAGTTGGCTAATTGA
- a CDS encoding DUF1002 domain-containing protein translates to MRTVYKTAVSTFAIWLLFVSVVFADAAPGDEIVTLGEDLTPQQRETLLNEMNVNENEVLIVTVTNEEEHQYLGDYISASVIGSNALSSSKITLLEEGEGVDVETNRINWVSEGMYANALITAGVKDANIYVTAPFNVSGTGALTGLIKAYEASTDEVIPEDQKQVANEELVKTAELSDEHGVEDATELMARIKEALAEEDIETEEDLRALIQRIAGELGMTLTDEELNGLVSLFNRMKDLNIDWDQVQNQIGKIRENIGDFLSSEEGQGFIQSILDFISSLIDIVRGWFSS, encoded by the coding sequence ATGAGAACAGTTTATAAAACAGCCGTTTCTACTTTTGCTATTTGGTTGCTTTTCGTATCAGTTGTTTTTGCAGATGCGGCACCTGGAGATGAAATTGTCACACTCGGTGAAGATTTGACTCCACAGCAAAGGGAAACATTACTTAATGAAATGAATGTTAATGAAAATGAGGTGCTCATAGTCACTGTCACAAACGAAGAGGAGCATCAATACTTAGGTGATTATATAAGCGCTTCTGTTATTGGAAGTAATGCTTTATCTTCCTCGAAAATTACTCTTTTAGAGGAAGGTGAAGGGGTTGATGTGGAAACGAATCGTATTAATTGGGTTTCTGAAGGCATGTACGCTAATGCCCTAATTACTGCCGGTGTAAAAGATGCCAATATTTATGTGACAGCACCTTTTAATGTTTCAGGTACTGGAGCACTAACTGGATTGATTAAAGCGTATGAGGCGTCCACTGATGAGGTAATTCCTGAAGATCAAAAACAAGTGGCGAATGAAGAATTAGTTAAAACTGCAGAACTTAGTGATGAACACGGTGTGGAAGATGCAACGGAGCTCATGGCTCGTATTAAAGAAGCACTTGCAGAGGAAGATATAGAAACAGAGGAAGATTTACGAGCCTTAATTCAGCGTATTGCTGGAGAGTTAGGTATGACTTTAACAGATGAAGAATTAAATGGCTTAGTCTCTTTATTTAACCGCATGAAAGATTTAAATATTGACTGGGACCAAGTTCAAAATCAAATCGGTAAAATACGCGAAAACATCGGTGATTTTTTAAGCAGTGAAGAAGGCCAAGGGTTCATACAATCTATTCTTGACTTTATCTCAAGCCTCATAGATATCGTAAGAGGTTGGTTTAGTTCTTAA
- a CDS encoding Ppx/GppA family phosphatase — MKAQTVGIIDIGSNSVRFVIYDINNHACYEEILNLKVVARLSSHINEHGAMTDEGIQVVLNTLNKFAVVAKKYNITVIRGVATAAIRNAINSKDIIAAIHKHSSFSVKILSEKEEAYYGFLAVTNSTNLPKGITIDIGGGSTEITYFEDRKAIHLHSFPFGAITLKKQFIENDSPSETEWIALRSYLQKQFSTLPWLKGKNVPIVGIGGSARNLGLIHQNIVDYPLSGLHHYEMTAEDVFSIQGKLSSLSLKGREKVDGLSKDRADIILPAIAAIEELITYTGSSRFIVSNKGLRDGLFYEKLLETIDISHFPNVTHESFYQLAIAYQLDSTHQKRLSVLASYLATELINKNIITLSDTDLTHLHWASHVFYIGSTIHPESKSQHTFYLLTNQSINGLTHMERLAIAFIASFRSRSQLKLYARPFRHWVTKEELKKYELMGALLKLCYGLNISKRDVVKRIQIDSSTDTKLNLSVYYDGDPYFEEFHASKYKKHLERGLKRTISVQFIPNK, encoded by the coding sequence ATGAAAGCACAAACAGTTGGAATCATTGATATAGGATCTAACTCCGTACGATTTGTCATTTATGATATAAACAACCATGCATGCTATGAAGAAATATTAAATTTAAAAGTTGTAGCCAGATTAAGCTCACATATTAATGAACATGGGGCTATGACAGATGAAGGTATACAGGTGGTACTAAATACATTAAATAAGTTTGCAGTTGTTGCAAAAAAATATAATATCACCGTTATACGCGGGGTAGCTACTGCGGCCATTCGAAATGCCATTAATAGTAAAGACATTATAGCAGCGATCCATAAGCACAGCAGCTTTTCTGTAAAAATTCTTTCTGAAAAAGAAGAAGCTTACTATGGGTTTTTAGCTGTGACAAACTCAACCAACTTACCTAAAGGAATCACAATTGATATTGGAGGCGGTAGTACCGAGATCACTTATTTTGAAGACCGGAAAGCCATTCATTTACACAGTTTCCCATTTGGAGCTATCACTTTAAAGAAACAATTTATAGAAAATGACAGCCCTTCAGAAACAGAATGGATAGCATTAAGGTCTTATCTTCAGAAGCAATTTTCAACGCTCCCATGGTTAAAAGGTAAAAATGTTCCTATTGTTGGAATAGGTGGCTCTGCTAGAAACCTCGGGCTCATCCATCAAAATATTGTGGATTACCCTTTATCAGGTCTTCATCACTATGAAATGACAGCTGAAGATGTTTTCTCTATTCAAGGTAAGCTCTCGTCTTTATCATTAAAGGGCCGAGAAAAGGTGGATGGCTTATCAAAAGATAGAGCTGATATTATTTTGCCTGCTATAGCTGCGATCGAAGAATTAATCACTTATACTGGAAGTAGTCGTTTTATTGTCAGTAATAAAGGATTACGAGATGGCCTTTTTTACGAAAAATTATTGGAAACAATAGACATTAGTCACTTTCCAAATGTGACGCATGAAAGCTTTTACCAGCTGGCTATAGCGTATCAATTGGATAGCACTCACCAAAAAAGGTTGTCTGTTTTAGCCTCCTATCTTGCCACAGAATTAATAAATAAGAACATAATAACCCTGTCAGATACTGATTTAACACATCTTCACTGGGCTTCCCATGTGTTTTACATCGGCAGTACGATTCATCCAGAATCTAAAAGTCAGCATACTTTTTATTTATTAACGAATCAGTCGATTAATGGACTAACTCACATGGAGCGACTGGCAATAGCATTTATCGCTTCGTTTAGATCTCGTTCACAACTAAAACTTTATGCAAGACCTTTCAGACATTGGGTGACAAAAGAAGAGCTAAAAAAATACGAACTAATGGGGGCTCTTCTAAAACTTTGCTATGGCTTAAACATTTCTAAACGTGATGTTGTAAAAAGAATTCAAATTGACTCTTCTACAGACACAAAACTAAACCTTTCAGTATATTACGATGGTGATCCCTATTTTGAAGAGTTTCACGCCAGCAAATATAAAAAGCATTTAGAAAGAGGCTTAAAAAGAACGATATCAGTGCAATTTATTCCAAACAAATAA
- a CDS encoding metal ABC transporter permease, with protein MISVFFQFDFLRYALFTGIIIGFLVPFIGVFLVVRRLSLMADALSHITLTGIAFSLLLSKHTPLFAGVNPVYMGMAFSITGSLLIERLRVAYGYYKELAIPIILSAGIGIGVVFISLADGFNNDLFNYLFGSVVTLTKQDFHIVLLLTFSVMLCLILFYKEFFFLSFDEEQATISGLPKRMLHILFMVMVAVVIGVSMQIVGILLVSALMTLPVAAAMRCAKGFKQMFFYAVIFGELSVITGLFTAFHFDLAPGGTIVMINVLILISVIVLTRKHIN; from the coding sequence ATGATCAGCGTATTCTTTCAGTTTGATTTTTTAAGATACGCATTATTTACAGGCATTATTATTGGATTTCTAGTGCCATTTATTGGGGTTTTTTTGGTAGTTCGTCGATTATCACTCATGGCAGATGCGTTATCTCATATTACGCTTACAGGTATTGCTTTTAGCCTATTATTAAGTAAGCATACCCCCTTGTTTGCTGGAGTCAATCCTGTTTATATGGGGATGGCTTTTTCAATTACTGGTTCCCTATTAATAGAACGTTTGAGAGTTGCTTACGGCTATTACAAAGAATTAGCTATTCCCATTATTCTCTCAGCAGGAATTGGCATAGGTGTTGTCTTTATTTCTCTAGCAGATGGCTTCAACAATGACCTTTTCAATTATTTGTTCGGCAGTGTCGTTACGTTAACTAAACAAGATTTTCATATTGTACTCCTACTCACTTTTAGTGTAATGTTATGTCTTATCTTATTTTATAAAGAATTCTTTTTTTTGAGTTTTGATGAAGAACAAGCAACGATCTCTGGGTTGCCAAAGCGAATGTTACATATTTTGTTTATGGTAATGGTTGCGGTTGTTATTGGAGTATCCATGCAAATAGTTGGTATTTTACTCGTTTCAGCTCTTATGACTTTACCTGTAGCAGCTGCTATGAGGTGTGCCAAAGGCTTTAAACAGATGTTTTTTTATGCTGTGATATTTGGAGAGTTATCTGTTATCACTGGCTTATTCACTGCTTTCCATTTTGATTTGGCACCTGGAGGTACAATTGTTATGATAAATGTTCTTATTTTAATCAGTGTTATTGTTTTAACGCGCAAACACATAAATTAA
- a CDS encoding metal ABC transporter ATP-binding protein: MENTFAVEINNVSFAYRHQNVLEGINLSIPQGSFLGVVGPNGSGKSTLIKCLLGLLTPEEGSIHIYGQPVKKFNRWSDVGFVSQKANSFNSGFPATVFEVVSMGLFGKIGLFRFLTKKHKEKVREAIGQVGMEAFMYENIGQLSGGQQQRVFIARALVSDPSLLILDEPTVGVDANSVANFYTMLKELNEKRHMTLILVTHDIGAMSEYVTDVACLNKCLHFHGNKKVFEENKEAMITAMYGHEVNLLEHNHDHTHHDHDHDHDDVRSQGL; the protein is encoded by the coding sequence ATGGAAAATACGTTTGCAGTTGAAATAAATAATGTGTCATTTGCTTATCGGCATCAAAACGTTTTAGAAGGGATTAACTTAAGTATACCCCAAGGTTCCTTTTTAGGTGTAGTGGGACCGAACGGATCCGGTAAATCAACCTTAATTAAATGTCTATTAGGGCTTTTAACACCTGAAGAAGGCAGCATTCATATATATGGGCAGCCAGTGAAAAAATTTAATCGGTGGAGCGATGTTGGATTTGTGTCTCAAAAAGCGAATAGCTTTAATAGCGGCTTTCCGGCAACTGTGTTTGAGGTGGTTTCTATGGGTCTATTTGGTAAAATTGGCTTATTCCGCTTTTTGACGAAAAAACATAAAGAAAAAGTGCGTGAAGCCATTGGACAAGTAGGGATGGAAGCATTTATGTATGAAAACATCGGTCAGCTATCTGGTGGACAGCAACAAAGAGTTTTTATTGCTAGAGCATTAGTGAGTGATCCATCTTTACTTATTTTAGATGAACCGACCGTAGGAGTTGATGCTAACTCAGTGGCGAACTTTTATACGATGCTGAAAGAATTGAATGAAAAACGTCATATGACTCTCATTCTTGTTACTCATGATATTGGGGCTATGTCTGAGTATGTAACAGATGTGGCATGTTTAAATAAATGTCTTCATTTTCATGGGAATAAGAAGGTGTTTGAAGAAAATAAAGAAGCGATGATAACAGCAATGTACGGTCATGAAGTGAACTTATTAGAACATAATCATGACCATACTCATCATGACCATGACCATGATCATGATGATGTGAGGAGTCAAGGGCTATGA
- a CDS encoding helix-turn-helix domain-containing protein — MIGDMIRYRRKEKGLTLSELSRKTGVSKSYLSYLERNKKKNPSIEIVRRIFITLDLPLTPLFYQERTIDRPVMAMEERSV; from the coding sequence ATGATTGGTGATATGATTCGCTATCGTCGTAAAGAAAAAGGCCTTACTTTATCTGAGCTTTCTAGAAAAACAGGAGTTTCGAAGTCATACTTAAGTTACTTAGAGCGTAATAAAAAGAAAAATCCGTCCATAGAAATTGTTAGACGTATCTTTATTACATTAGACCTACCGCTAACGCCATTATTTTATCAAGAAAGAACAATTGACCGTCCTGTCATGGCAATGGAAGAACGGTCAGTCTAA
- the sinI gene encoding DNA-binding anti-repressor SinI — MFILVCARGDHAIIMAFDEKQLKDWEVLLTQAKDMGLTVEEVREFFLKKKELKTI, encoded by the coding sequence GTGTTTATATTGGTTTGTGCGAGAGGGGATCATGCAATTATAATGGCTTTTGATGAAAAACAACTTAAAGATTGGGAAGTGCTTCTAACTCAAGCAAAAGACATGGGTTTAACAGTAGAAGAAGTGAGAGAGTTTTTTCTGAAGAAAAAAGAATTGAAGACAATATAA
- a CDS encoding helix-turn-helix domain-containing protein, which produces MIGERVKKYRKESGMSLTELAEKAGVAKSYLSALERNIQTNPSIQFLEKIANVLNIKMDLLLHDDASDDKQMDAEWQSLVKEAMESGVSKEEFKEFLEFNKWKIQQK; this is translated from the coding sequence ATGATTGGTGAAAGAGTTAAAAAATATAGAAAAGAGTCTGGTATGTCACTAACCGAATTAGCGGAAAAAGCTGGGGTAGCGAAATCCTACTTAAGCGCCTTAGAGAGAAACATTCAAACGAATCCATCCATTCAGTTTTTAGAAAAAATTGCTAATGTGCTAAACATAAAAATGGACCTTTTATTGCACGATGACGCTTCAGATGATAAACAAATGGATGCTGAATGGCAATCTCTCGTGAAAGAAGCGATGGAATCAGGCGTATCTAAAGAAGAATTTAAAGAATTTTTAGAATTTAACAAATGGAAGATACAACAGAAATAA
- a CDS encoding DUF4190 domain-containing protein, producing the protein MTQKYNPNETPSCEVPPPNQKNENFREETAAEYAVNPGMYREPEDTVENNEQEEGTGAGKGIGALGIALSIVSLFFLPLLFSITGIILGAVAVKRDQKGIGYTAIVIGAFALIVSMFFAPFVT; encoded by the coding sequence ATGACGCAAAAATATAATCCAAATGAAACACCGTCATGTGAAGTGCCACCGCCAAATCAAAAAAATGAAAATTTTCGTGAAGAAACTGCAGCAGAGTATGCAGTAAACCCTGGTATGTATAGGGAGCCGGAAGATACAGTAGAAAATAATGAACAGGAAGAGGGTACTGGTGCAGGTAAAGGAATTGGTGCATTAGGTATCGCCCTTTCAATCGTGTCACTTTTTTTCCTACCATTACTTTTCTCAATAACAGGAATTATCTTAGGCGCTGTTGCGGTCAAAAGAGATCAAAAAGGAATAGGCTATACAGCAATTGTTATCGGGGCTTTTGCGTTAATAGTTAGTATGTTTTTTGCACCATTTGTGACGTGA
- the ispG gene encoding flavodoxin-dependent (E)-4-hydroxy-3-methylbut-2-enyl-diphosphate synthase: MTQLTHRKNTRPVKVGPITIGGSDEVIIQSMTMSKTHDVDAIVAEINRLEEAGCQIVRVACPHMKDAEAIPEIKKRINIPLVVDIHFDYKLALKAIEGGADKIRINPGNIGRKEKVEAVVNAAKEKGIPIRIGVNAGSLESRILKKYGYPTADGMVESALHHIKILEDLDFHDIIVSMKASDVTLAVEAYEKAAQTFDYPLHLGITESGTLFAGTIKSSAGLGILLGKGLGNTVRISLSADPVEEIKVAKELLKTFGLAANAATLISCPTCGRIEIDLISIANEVEEYIQQIKAPIKVSVLGCAVNGPGEAKEADIGIAGARGEGLLFRKGKTIRKVPEEIMVEELKKEIDLLAKEHEEKQKKEQENG, encoded by the coding sequence GTGACCCAACTAACACATCGAAAAAATACAAGGCCTGTTAAAGTAGGCCCAATAACAATCGGGGGCAGTGATGAGGTTATTATTCAAAGTATGACCATGTCCAAAACTCACGATGTAGACGCAATTGTTGCTGAAATAAATCGACTTGAGGAGGCTGGCTGCCAAATAGTTCGCGTAGCTTGTCCTCATATGAAAGATGCTGAAGCAATCCCAGAAATTAAAAAGAGAATCAATATCCCTTTAGTCGTAGATATTCATTTTGACTATAAGCTTGCATTAAAAGCGATTGAAGGTGGCGCTGACAAGATTAGAATTAATCCTGGGAATATTGGTCGTAAAGAGAAAGTAGAGGCAGTCGTAAATGCGGCTAAAGAAAAGGGAATTCCCATTCGAATTGGTGTAAATGCTGGTTCATTAGAAAGCCGCATCTTAAAAAAATACGGCTATCCAACAGCCGATGGTATGGTAGAAAGTGCTCTTCACCATATTAAAATTTTAGAAGATTTGGATTTTCATGATATTATTGTCTCAATGAAGGCATCAGATGTCACATTAGCAGTAGAAGCTTATGAGAAGGCTGCTCAAACGTTTGATTATCCCCTCCACCTTGGGATCACAGAATCTGGAACCCTTTTTGCTGGCACAATCAAAAGTTCTGCCGGTCTTGGTATTCTTCTTGGTAAAGGGCTTGGTAATACGGTCCGTATATCGTTAAGTGCAGATCCTGTTGAAGAAATCAAAGTAGCGAAAGAGCTCCTTAAAACATTCGGACTTGCTGCTAATGCAGCTACTCTTATTTCGTGTCCAACTTGTGGCAGAATAGAAATCGATTTAATCAGTATTGCAAACGAAGTTGAAGAATACATTCAACAAATCAAAGCTCCGATAAAGGTGTCTGTCTTAGGTTGTGCTGTGAACGGACCTGGAGAAGCAAAAGAAGCTGATATTGGCATTGCAGGTGCACGAGGAGAAGGCTTACTTTTCCGAAAAGGTAAAACAATTCGGAAGGTACCTGAAGAAATAATGGTTGAAGAACTAAAAAAAGAAATTGACTTGTTAGCGAAAGAGCATGAAGAAAAACAGAAAAAAGAGCAGGAAAATGGTTAA
- a CDS encoding NfeD family protein: MEFLDYAAFGFFVVFIATLFIFGEMMVRTKGLFGVIGVVIMAIYFSYHVTAGDSVWIVILYLIGLSLIIFDGKVTTDGTIASLGILLMVLGLAIPAPGLTYGALVAMAFLIAAPSSYLFTKVFPRRNMWEKMTLKDRLTSEHGYNSMNDSYNELVGKTGVTKTPFRPTGTVEIDGKLYSATSDNQWIKENETVKVLSVDGTRIVVVPES, from the coding sequence ATGGAATTTTTAGACTACGCCGCTTTTGGCTTTTTTGTTGTTTTTATCGCCACCCTCTTTATATTTGGTGAGATGATGGTACGTACTAAAGGACTGTTCGGTGTAATAGGTGTCGTTATTATGGCCATTTACTTTTCTTATCATGTAACTGCAGGAGACAGCGTATGGATAGTTATACTTTATTTAATTGGTCTATCGTTAATCATTTTTGATGGTAAAGTGACGACAGACGGTACGATCGCTTCTTTAGGAATCTTATTAATGGTACTGGGATTAGCCATTCCTGCTCCTGGATTAACGTACGGTGCCCTTGTGGCCATGGCCTTCCTTATAGCTGCCCCTTCTTCTTATCTATTTACGAAAGTATTTCCACGCAGAAATATGTGGGAAAAGATGACGCTCAAAGATAGATTGACGTCAGAACACGGTTATAATTCAATGAATGACAGTTATAATGAACTAGTAGGTAAAACCGGTGTGACCAAAACACCATTTAGACCTACGGGAACAGTAGAGATTGATGGCAAACTTTATAGTGCCACATCCGATAACCAATGGATAAAAGAAAATGAAACAGTAAAGGTTCTCTCTGTAGATGGAACACGTATAGTAGTGGTACCGGAAAGTTAA
- a CDS encoding MFS transporter — protein sequence MARSTIVVSTLGFLTFIMIIGNSMFVPVLPDMEIMWDVTSTQAGLILSVFSLSAAVTIPLTGYLTAQFSKKKIAIFAVFIVIFGCLISALSGRGLFVNEAYTVLLVGRGVQGIGAGIVAPLPFMITAELLERDDRVKVLAALEGFNGLAKLVSPFAGMFTIQYGGSFLFIFYMGICIVALVLLLVGIQTIKPSPLWTCKSYVSSLKHVLFHRINNVLPLILAGGGSMCLLFGFLTYYSYELEWIYEQTGMTKAFLFTLPLLGLMIGSILTGKLVESHREFNPGTIFKGVTSLLAICFLLLLLHDTLWLLIIMTTLIGGSSAVILVMCNLLITENVLKEERDTIVSLYSMVRFIGVGLGPPLFTVLMYNEETMFVSLFTVMVLLRVGCQLLIKYRLLPSHMPNK from the coding sequence ATGGCGCGATCAACCATAGTAGTTAGTACATTAGGGTTCTTAACATTTATTATGATTATTGGGAATTCCATGTTTGTCCCAGTTTTACCTGATATGGAGATAATGTGGGATGTGACGTCGACGCAGGCTGGACTCATTTTAAGTGTTTTTTCTTTATCTGCCGCCGTTACGATTCCTTTAACAGGCTATTTAACAGCTCAATTCTCTAAAAAAAAAATAGCGATTTTTGCTGTTTTTATCGTGATCTTCGGTTGTTTAATAAGTGCCTTGAGTGGTAGGGGCTTATTTGTAAATGAGGCTTATACAGTGCTATTAGTGGGAAGGGGAGTACAAGGGATAGGTGCTGGAATAGTAGCACCACTTCCATTTATGATAACTGCGGAATTGCTAGAAAGAGATGACAGGGTTAAAGTGCTCGCAGCTTTAGAAGGGTTTAATGGCTTAGCGAAACTAGTGAGTCCGTTTGCTGGTATGTTTACGATTCAATATGGAGGAAGCTTTTTATTTATTTTCTATATGGGGATTTGTATTGTGGCACTAGTGTTACTTTTAGTAGGTATACAAACGATAAAACCTTCTCCTTTGTGGACTTGCAAGAGTTACGTTAGCTCTCTTAAACATGTCCTTTTCCATCGCATTAACAATGTATTACCTTTAATTTTAGCAGGCGGTGGTTCTATGTGTTTGTTATTCGGGTTTCTAACATATTATTCTTATGAGCTTGAATGGATTTACGAGCAAACTGGTATGACTAAGGCTTTTTTGTTTACTTTACCACTGCTAGGACTCATGATAGGCTCCATTCTAACAGGCAAACTAGTAGAGAGTCACCGGGAATTTAATCCTGGAACCATCTTTAAAGGGGTTACAAGTCTTCTCGCAATATGTTTCTTACTGTTGTTACTACATGACACATTGTGGCTGCTTATTATTATGACCACGTTGATAGGGGGAAGCTCAGCCGTCATTCTAGTGATGTGTAACCTTCTTATAACTGAAAACGTCTTAAAAGAGGAGAGAGATACTATCGTGTCTTTATACAGTATGGTACGTTTCATAGGTGTGGGACTTGGTCCTCCTTTATTTACGGTCCTTATGTATAATGAGGAGACTATGTTTGTTAGTTTGTTTACCGTCATGGTCTTATTGCGAGTTGGGTGCCAATTACTTATTAAATATCGGTTGTTGCCGAGTCATATGCCGAATAAGTGA
- a CDS encoding Fur family transcriptional regulator produces the protein MNVEKAMEKLKDEGFKYTDKRMDMLQLFSDESRYLAAKDVLEALKDKYHGLSFDTIYRNLSLFSDLGILETTELAGEKKFRFSCSTDHHHHHLICLECGKTKHIHQCPMDSSSMPTEGFKVVGHKFEIYGYCDACEARTL, from the coding sequence ATGAATGTGGAAAAAGCGATGGAAAAACTAAAAGATGAAGGCTTTAAATATACAGATAAACGAATGGACATGTTACAGCTATTTTCTGATGAAAGCCGTTATTTAGCGGCTAAAGATGTTCTTGAAGCATTAAAAGACAAATATCACGGGTTAAGCTTTGATACTATTTATCGTAATTTATCGTTGTTTTCTGATTTAGGTATTTTGGAAACAACAGAACTGGCAGGCGAAAAGAAATTTCGTTTTTCTTGCTCCACTGATCATCACCACCACCACTTAATTTGTCTTGAATGTGGTAAAACGAAGCATATCCATCAATGCCCAATGGATAGCTCGTCTATGCCGACAGAAGGTTTTAAAGTAGTAGGGCACAAATTTGAAATATATGGTTATTGTGATGCGTGTGAAGCTCGGACCTTATAA